The following proteins are co-located in the Planctomycetia bacterium genome:
- a CDS encoding glycosyltransferase family 2 protein, translating into MSNPTVSVVIPCYNGAKFLRETLDSVLAQTYPVLEVLVIDDGSTDDSAAIAESYGSPIRVIRQPNQGESVARNRGIDEAIGDWIAFLDADDTWLPDKNRKQLEAITRTDARVSVTWFHYFGAQNGVPDIHPAQLQKQIRISDLLFNYVLNMSSALVKNGIETRFPTWTKHGEDRIFMIDILLRYPGAMEFLPENLVGYRKHSTQQTSQTRFVVDGTNSMLKWLKQNPLLSQDDLSECEKQIITVLTERAQALKYKRNWEGYWQVRRHLESIDNDKKSNPVCREIILPPWIYQLKDMFDRRSKPSQIAN; encoded by the coding sequence ATGTCTAATCCCACCGTCTCAGTCGTCATCCCCTGTTATAACGGAGCGAAGTTTCTGCGCGAAACGCTCGACTCTGTCTTGGCCCAGACCTATCCGGTACTGGAAGTACTGGTGATCGACGATGGCTCAACAGATGATTCCGCCGCGATTGCCGAGTCGTATGGTTCACCCATCCGTGTGATCCGCCAACCCAACCAGGGAGAATCCGTAGCCCGCAACCGGGGAATTGACGAAGCTATAGGGGATTGGATAGCATTTCTCGATGCGGATGATACTTGGTTACCAGATAAGAATAGAAAACAGCTTGAGGCCATAACCCGAACGGACGCAAGAGTATCTGTAACATGGTTCCATTATTTTGGTGCACAGAATGGGGTGCCAGATATCCATCCTGCTCAACTGCAGAAGCAGATCAGGATTAGCGATTTGCTTTTTAATTATGTGCTGAACATGTCATCAGCATTGGTAAAAAATGGCATCGAAACCCGATTTCCTACATGGACCAAACATGGTGAAGATAGAATTTTTATGATCGATATTCTACTCCGATATCCAGGGGCAATGGAATTTCTGCCCGAGAATCTGGTAGGCTATCGCAAACATTCAACGCAACAAACAAGTCAGACGCGTTTTGTAGTCGATGGAACGAATTCGATGTTGAAGTGGCTGAAACAGAATCCGTTGCTTTCCCAAGATGATCTATCGGAATGCGAAAAACAGATCATTACAGTACTGACCGAGAGAGCTCAGGCATTGAAGTATAAACGAAACTGGGAAGGTTATTGGCAGGTGAGAAGACATCTCGAATCAATTGATAATGACAAGAAGTCAAATCCTGTGTGCAGGGAGATTATTCTTCCTCCATGGATTTATCAGTTGAAAGATATGTTTGATAGACGTTCAAAACCATCACAAATAGCTAATTAA
- a CDS encoding TIGR03087 family PEP-CTERM/XrtA system glycosyltransferase — translation MTHRVPYPPDKGDRIRTYHTLRYLSTRYKVLLACLADEPVPDSTQQVLHSLCQQVAIIPADRFKRWGRMGWSILTGGVTSISAFHSQVLQALIQHWSHNLEFDLTLVSSSAMAPYIAIPELRNTPRVVDLVDVDSEKWNNYAVSSFFPKSFVFQREGKALRQYERMLAKTSDALLLVSDAESDLFRSLVPDAPVHTISNGVDLEYFHPSHDEVRPNHCVFVGALDYLPNIDAVCWFAQEVWPEVTRKCPGATFSIVGRKPAPRVLALASIAGIEVVGQVADVRPHVHRSSVVIAPLRIARGLQNKVLEAMAMGKPVLSSPAALAGLHQHVPNPAQCVTTNSEWVSRLLQLFNKPDLCQQLGQSGRDYVESWYSWDRCLQPLHELFVKIMQKPVQSGKTQPLSLGAPAS, via the coding sequence GTGACGCATCGGGTACCTTACCCGCCTGATAAAGGCGATCGCATTCGCACTTATCATACGCTTCGCTATCTGTCCACCAGATATAAGGTGCTTCTTGCATGCCTGGCTGATGAGCCAGTCCCCGATTCTACTCAACAGGTTTTGCATTCACTTTGTCAACAGGTTGCAATCATCCCGGCAGACCGCTTCAAACGCTGGGGGCGTATGGGCTGGTCTATTTTGACAGGCGGTGTAACTTCCATCAGTGCTTTTCATTCCCAGGTATTGCAAGCCCTCATTCAGCATTGGTCGCACAACTTGGAATTTGATCTGACCCTGGTTTCCTCATCAGCCATGGCGCCCTATATCGCGATCCCGGAATTGCGAAACACCCCGCGTGTGGTTGATCTGGTTGATGTCGATAGTGAAAAATGGAACAACTATGCAGTGTCTTCCTTCTTTCCCAAAAGCTTTGTTTTTCAACGTGAAGGGAAGGCGTTACGGCAATACGAAAGAATGCTCGCCAAGACCTCCGATGCACTTTTGCTGGTCAGCGATGCGGAAAGTGATTTATTTCGATCCTTGGTGCCTGACGCACCTGTTCACACCATCAGTAACGGAGTAGACCTCGAGTATTTTCATCCTTCCCATGACGAAGTTCGACCAAACCACTGCGTGTTTGTCGGGGCGCTGGATTACCTTCCCAATATTGATGCGGTATGCTGGTTCGCTCAAGAGGTTTGGCCTGAAGTCACAAGAAAATGCCCGGGTGCAACCTTCTCTATCGTGGGGCGAAAACCTGCACCACGTGTTCTGGCACTTGCATCGATTGCGGGTATCGAAGTAGTAGGACAGGTTGCCGATGTGCGTCCGCATGTGCACCGGTCTTCCGTGGTAATAGCACCGCTAAGAATTGCCCGAGGCCTGCAGAACAAGGTGCTCGAAGCGATGGCTATGGGAAAACCAGTGCTCTCCAGCCCCGCTGCCCTGGCTGGCTTACACCAGCATGTTCCCAACCCGGCACAGTGTGTCACTACGAACAGTGAATGGGTCAGCCGACTTTTGCAATTATTCAACAAACCTGACCTCTGTCAACAATTGGGACAATCTGGTCGGGATTATGTGGAATCCTGGTATTCCTGGGATCGCTGTCTGCAGCCTTTACACGAACTTTTTGTGAAAATCATGCAAAAACCTGTGCAATCTGGAAAAACACAGCCATTAAGCCTTGGTGCACCTGCATCGTAA
- a CDS encoding methyltransferase domain-containing protein: MRNYVKKLLHSPRWQFLKPVLGPYVLAGSPDNQWLRIVLNKETQRIVDSLEPGKLKALEISGENWNRPGYFKEYRSVEYPEFDITKDVLDEQFDLIIAEQVFEHLLWPYRAAKNVFQMLNEGGAFFISTPFLIRIHHHPVDCSRWTETGLKHFLAEAGFELDKIETGSWGNRACIKANLDHWQIYQPQRHSLQNEPDYPVVVWALARR; encoded by the coding sequence ATGCGTAACTACGTCAAAAAGCTATTGCATAGTCCCCGATGGCAGTTTCTCAAACCTGTTCTGGGGCCTTACGTTCTGGCCGGCTCACCTGATAATCAATGGTTAAGAATCGTTCTCAACAAGGAAACACAACGCATCGTTGACTCACTGGAGCCTGGGAAACTAAAGGCACTAGAGATTTCGGGTGAGAATTGGAACAGACCGGGGTACTTCAAAGAATACCGATCAGTGGAGTATCCGGAGTTTGACATTACGAAGGATGTTCTCGACGAGCAGTTTGATCTGATCATCGCTGAGCAAGTGTTTGAACATCTGTTGTGGCCTTATCGGGCTGCAAAGAATGTCTTTCAAATGTTAAACGAAGGTGGGGCATTTTTTATAAGTACGCCTTTCTTAATTCGTATCCACCATCACCCGGTAGATTGTAGCCGCTGGACTGAGACTGGTCTCAAGCACTTCCTGGCAGAGGCTGGATTTGAATTAGATAAAATTGAAACTGGTTCATGGGGAAATCGCGCCTGCATCAAGGCGAACCTTGATCATTGGCAGATTTATCAGCCTCAGCGCCATTCACTGCAAAATGAACCAGATTATCCGGTAGTCGTTTGGGCCTTGGCACGAAGATAA
- a CDS encoding class I SAM-dependent methyltransferase, whose translation MPSIQGIVWRGIKPVVKPWMMSRFCKGNLPSFSWTAWKKLSRDFWYSLDHHLIQPGENLAAEEIQNRHVLQNIITRVDLENAWAASPATILFIWRQLQLKQPKTIVEMGSGVSTRLFSFFAKQQELKGRDVPRIYSFDHDEHWLHLTENRLKECGLNQFVKLTYAPLSPFTWNGHPDTCYEIPSGILIELDRSIDFFMIDGPPKDVGRSGTLPRLSNHLASGARIFLDDARRPGEIAAVDLWMNEYSGFMSQVRGRPTIRGMIDFQWQLA comes from the coding sequence ATGCCATCCATTCAGGGCATAGTCTGGCGTGGCATTAAGCCGGTAGTCAAGCCATGGATGATGTCTCGCTTCTGCAAAGGTAATCTTCCATCCTTCAGTTGGACTGCCTGGAAAAAACTGAGTAGAGATTTCTGGTACAGCCTCGATCATCACCTGATCCAACCAGGTGAAAACCTGGCCGCTGAGGAAATTCAGAACAGGCATGTTTTGCAAAACATCATAACCAGAGTAGATCTGGAAAATGCATGGGCTGCTTCACCTGCAACCATTCTGTTTATCTGGAGACAGTTACAGCTCAAACAGCCCAAAACCATTGTCGAAATGGGCTCAGGCGTATCAACACGGCTCTTTTCGTTCTTCGCAAAACAACAGGAACTCAAGGGCAGAGATGTTCCCCGCATTTATTCTTTCGATCATGATGAACACTGGCTGCACTTGACCGAAAACAGGCTGAAGGAATGTGGACTGAATCAATTCGTTAAACTTACGTATGCTCCGTTGTCTCCTTTTACCTGGAATGGCCACCCAGATACCTGTTATGAAATTCCATCTGGAATCCTCATTGAACTGGACAGATCGATAGACTTCTTCATGATCGACGGCCCGCCCAAAGATGTTGGCAGGTCTGGTACATTACCTCGTTTATCGAATCATCTTGCGTCTGGTGCGCGTATCTTCCTGGATGATGCACGTCGCCCGGGTGAAATTGCCGCTGTCGATCTGTGGATGAATGAGTACTCAGGTTTCATGTCACAAGTGCGTGGCCGCCCAACAATTCGCGGCATGATTGATTTTCAATGGCAACTAGCCTGA
- a CDS encoding exosortase-associated EpsI family protein produces the protein MYRIILTILAAGIILGAGYYQGKLVNRWGESQEMTKGMSRIAQLPETIGDWSSQSMELNAKQLQIAEVNSYLSRVYTNKKNGEKVSVLLIGGRPGPIAVHSPDVCYQGAGYKMGTRLLQAIPGVHEGRPPEFWVAKFTKEPVPAPLHIMWAWSAGGLFIAPDSPRLVFYREPFLYKLYIIREAKSLDAPLVDETMQQFLKEFYPALEKTLHGQSEKSDKQ, from the coding sequence ATGTATCGCATCATTCTGACAATCCTAGCGGCGGGTATCATTCTCGGCGCAGGCTACTATCAGGGCAAATTAGTCAATCGATGGGGCGAATCCCAGGAAATGACTAAAGGCATGTCCAGAATCGCACAACTGCCAGAAACTATAGGTGACTGGTCCAGTCAATCCATGGAACTCAATGCCAAGCAATTGCAGATCGCTGAAGTAAACAGTTACCTTTCTCGAGTGTACACGAACAAGAAAAATGGTGAAAAAGTAAGCGTACTTCTAATTGGTGGAAGGCCAGGGCCGATCGCAGTACATTCTCCTGATGTCTGTTATCAGGGTGCCGGGTACAAGATGGGAACCAGGCTATTACAAGCGATTCCAGGTGTTCATGAGGGCCGCCCGCCGGAATTCTGGGTTGCTAAGTTCACCAAAGAGCCTGTTCCTGCACCACTGCATATCATGTGGGCCTGGAGTGCCGGTGGCCTGTTTATCGCACCAGATTCTCCCAGGCTGGTTTTCTACCGCGAACCATTCCTGTACAAGCTCTACATCATCCGCGAAGCTAAATCTCTCGATGCGCCACTCGTGGATGAAACGATGCAGCAGTTCTTGAAAGAGTTCTATCCTGCTTTGGAAAAGACGCTGCATGGTCAATCAGAGAAATCAGACAAACAGTAA
- a CDS encoding class I SAM-dependent methyltransferase has translation MNSDRKQELSQHYGSDFYQKENRHSQSSAQVIVPLIMELLAPSSVIDIGCGQGEWLSEFAKTGVEIFGVDGPHIQETQLLIPKDKFQQFDLSKSYSTNQKYSLAISLEVGEHLPENISQEYVNSLTRLAPAVVFSAALPGQGGVNHVNEQWPWYWKSLFEKQGYVRLDPFRHRIWHNPKVAFYYQQNLFLYVDPKHHHKLISESVVEDKYSELTLIKTTLLQDMTADSTLLRAWKKTKRMIGLS, from the coding sequence TTGAATTCGGACAGGAAGCAGGAGCTATCACAACATTATGGCTCAGATTTTTACCAGAAGGAAAACAGACATTCTCAGTCATCTGCGCAGGTGATTGTCCCATTGATTATGGAGTTGCTTGCTCCTTCCAGTGTTATTGACATCGGCTGTGGGCAAGGCGAATGGCTCTCTGAGTTCGCAAAGACAGGTGTGGAGATATTTGGTGTAGATGGTCCGCATATTCAGGAAACTCAGTTGCTGATCCCGAAAGATAAATTTCAGCAATTTGACTTATCGAAGAGTTATTCCACGAATCAAAAATACAGCTTGGCCATATCTTTGGAGGTGGGAGAACATCTGCCGGAGAATATATCTCAAGAGTATGTGAATTCTCTGACCCGTCTTGCTCCAGCCGTCGTTTTCTCAGCAGCATTGCCGGGGCAGGGTGGAGTCAATCATGTGAATGAGCAATGGCCCTGGTATTGGAAGTCTCTCTTCGAAAAGCAGGGTTATGTACGACTTGATCCGTTTCGCCATCGAATTTGGCACAATCCGAAGGTAGCCTTCTATTATCAACAGAACTTGTTCTTATACGTCGACCCGAAGCATCATCACAAGCTGATTAGTGAATCGGTTGTTGAAGATAAGTATTCGGAATTAACATTGATAAAAACGACACTATTACAGGATATGACAGCAGACAGTACCTTGTTGCGAGCCTGGAAGAAAACAAAAAGAATGATTGGTTTAAGTTAA
- a CDS encoding ABC transporter permease codes for MSSTFATHSDSSVPFTPRVEAPPKPLESNPSDQLVITRIEPSHGFSLRDLVQLWRYRELWFFLGWRDVAVRYKQSVLGVMWAIIQPLSTMLVFAAFLGRLGGLNTGIQDYALFVFAGVMPWTFFSNAIIAAGNSVVGNERLITKIYFPRLLVPLSSMMAPFFDFLVSIGLLVVLMFWYQVAPGWNLLLFPFLVFMLTVAATGVGLFLSALIVAQRDFKFVLNFGVQLWMFATPCIYLSPNIFGPLASNWLPLNPAYGLILNIRATLLNGTIDWYALGTSSAVSIIMLIIGLFYFRRVERTFADVI; via the coding sequence ATGAGCTCAACGTTCGCTACACATTCTGATAGTTCGGTGCCTTTCACGCCAAGGGTAGAAGCCCCGCCGAAACCGCTTGAAAGCAATCCAAGCGATCAATTGGTGATTACCCGCATTGAACCCAGCCACGGTTTCAGTCTGCGTGATCTGGTTCAACTCTGGCGCTATCGCGAACTCTGGTTCTTCCTGGGCTGGCGCGACGTCGCGGTACGATACAAGCAGTCTGTACTCGGCGTCATGTGGGCCATCATTCAGCCCCTGTCCACCATGCTGGTCTTTGCAGCTTTCCTGGGCAGACTTGGCGGCCTGAACACCGGTATTCAGGATTATGCACTTTTCGTTTTCGCAGGCGTCATGCCCTGGACATTTTTCTCCAACGCCATCATCGCCGCGGGCAACAGTGTCGTAGGCAACGAACGACTGATCACCAAGATCTATTTTCCGCGACTGCTAGTACCTCTCTCCTCCATGATGGCGCCTTTTTTCGATTTCCTCGTCTCCATCGGGCTCCTCGTGGTGCTCATGTTCTGGTACCAGGTGGCTCCCGGTTGGAATCTGCTCCTATTCCCCTTTCTTGTTTTCATGCTCACCGTGGCTGCAACGGGTGTAGGCTTATTCCTCAGCGCCCTCATCGTTGCCCAGCGTGATTTCAAATTCGTGCTGAACTTCGGTGTACAGCTATGGATGTTTGCAACTCCTTGCATTTACCTCAGTCCCAATATTTTCGGTCCACTCGCTTCCAACTGGCTTCCGCTGAATCCTGCCTATGGCCTCATTCTCAACATCCGGGCGACACTGCTTAACGGCACCATCGACTGGTATGCCCTGGGTACCTCGTCTGCGGTCAGCATTATCATGCTGATCATCGGGCTCTTCTACTTCCGCCGCGTCGAACGAACCTTTGCTGACGTCATCTAA
- a CDS encoding glycosyltransferase, translated as MSSTMLSVIIPTYNRACYVLDCMTALQRSGVADLEIIVADDGSTDDTREVVSRVDPRAKYHWQANTGTPSTARNAGFTLSTGKYVAFLDCDDGWLPDAPRKAVELLERYPEVDILFADAKMGNLTQGFVSWIEEAGQQAFFDLPHREPESGFRILERRPLLRRMAVRNPVFIGACILRREVFEKSGGFLPRLRGAADWDLWLRLATRHTYGFMSEPMAIYTRHDDNMSSNMDHMSEEFCDALANTLALDSLEKEDREHIRQRLLHHRFGYAYMAYDRGDTREARKRFRQAIHAGDWSPRTLALATTCMLPAWAVSRLRNIKRKVS; from the coding sequence ATGAGTTCGACAATGCTCTCCGTCATTATCCCCACCTACAATCGAGCCTGTTATGTGCTCGATTGCATGACGGCGTTGCAGCGAAGTGGGGTTGCTGATCTGGAAATCATTGTTGCTGATGATGGTTCAACGGATGACACGCGGGAAGTGGTGAGCCGGGTTGATCCCCGTGCGAAATATCACTGGCAGGCCAATACGGGCACACCTTCGACAGCCCGCAATGCTGGATTTACCTTAAGCACTGGAAAGTATGTAGCGTTTCTTGATTGTGATGATGGCTGGCTTCCCGATGCCCCACGAAAAGCAGTGGAATTACTTGAGCGCTATCCCGAAGTAGATATTCTGTTTGCAGATGCAAAGATGGGGAACCTGACACAGGGTTTTGTTTCCTGGATTGAGGAAGCAGGGCAGCAGGCCTTTTTCGATTTGCCTCATCGTGAACCGGAATCGGGGTTTCGCATTCTGGAGCGACGGCCTTTACTACGGCGAATGGCAGTTCGTAACCCTGTTTTCATCGGCGCCTGCATACTTCGCCGAGAAGTCTTTGAAAAGAGTGGAGGCTTTCTGCCTCGCTTGCGCGGAGCAGCAGACTGGGATTTATGGCTGCGGCTGGCAACGCGGCACACCTATGGGTTTATGAGTGAGCCTATGGCGATCTATACCAGGCACGATGACAACATGTCGAGTAATATGGATCACATGAGCGAAGAGTTTTGCGATGCATTAGCCAACACGCTGGCTCTGGATTCATTGGAAAAAGAGGATCGAGAGCATATTCGTCAGCGATTGCTGCATCACCGGTTTGGTTATGCTTATATGGCGTATGATCGAGGCGATACGAGGGAAGCACGGAAACGCTTTCGCCAGGCGATTCATGCAGGCGACTGGAGCCCCCGAACGCTGGCACTGGCCACGACCTGCATGCTGCCTGCCTGGGCTGTATCGCGATTGAGAAACATCAAGAGAAAAGTCTCGTAA
- a CDS encoding glycosyltransferase family 2 protein, whose translation MISIVIPSFRRGAKIEKTLRSIEAQALQPDEVIVVNDGGFFETTQYVHEHFPKVTVLDIAHGGAAIARNTGVKAARNAIVALIDDDDTLRPEGLKLLYETLTTFPEARAAHGDNSFTHLGTGEHRERNNRDIPALSEKLARITPLKSQARAKLFGKNLYYAMLKGNLIQQPWMFYRDIYLEVGGFQSGLVSADDWDLYLRITRKYPVALTNELIGHQYAEPGRPHLTTDPRQRQGQMEAARRQLVLAGWADFRAVISLRKTLGGHHKALGDDHLQESPSDAWQEYWQSWLYWPFDTMVALRTLLILPLRVAAHRISRSPKPVKQGPAS comes from the coding sequence ATGATTTCAATTGTTATACCAAGCTTTCGTCGCGGGGCGAAGATCGAGAAGACGCTTCGATCTATCGAAGCGCAAGCATTGCAGCCCGACGAGGTCATCGTTGTCAACGATGGTGGCTTTTTCGAAACCACCCAGTACGTTCATGAACATTTTCCAAAAGTAACTGTTCTGGATATCGCGCACGGTGGAGCAGCCATTGCGAGAAACACCGGCGTGAAGGCTGCCCGTAATGCCATCGTTGCACTGATTGACGATGATGACACGCTGCGTCCTGAAGGGCTGAAGCTACTTTATGAGACCCTGACAACTTTCCCTGAAGCCCGAGCTGCACACGGTGATAACAGTTTCACTCACCTGGGAACGGGTGAACATCGCGAACGAAATAATCGCGACATACCTGCATTGTCTGAGAAACTGGCCAGGATAACGCCTCTGAAATCGCAGGCACGAGCAAAGCTCTTTGGAAAGAATCTCTACTATGCCATGCTCAAGGGAAATCTGATTCAGCAGCCGTGGATGTTTTATCGTGATATTTATCTAGAGGTGGGGGGCTTTCAATCAGGATTAGTCTCGGCAGATGATTGGGACTTATATCTGCGAATTACTCGCAAGTATCCGGTGGCCTTAACGAATGAACTCATTGGACATCAGTATGCAGAGCCGGGAAGGCCTCATCTTACCACTGATCCGCGTCAGCGGCAGGGACAGATGGAAGCAGCGAGACGGCAACTTGTTCTTGCGGGGTGGGCAGATTTCCGTGCAGTGATATCGCTACGCAAGACTCTGGGAGGCCATCACAAGGCACTGGGTGATGATCACTTGCAGGAGAGCCCTTCAGATGCCTGGCAGGAATACTGGCAATCATGGCTATACTGGCCATTTGATACGATGGTTGCATTGCGAACCTTACTGATACTTCCGTTACGAGTGGCTGCTCACAGGATCAGCAGAAGTCCCAAGCCAGTTAAGCAAGGTCCAGCAAGCTAG
- a CDS encoding ABC transporter ATP-binding protein, producing MKPAISVHNISKQYRLGLAPSKDNNLTENMRLMARNAWDKVRRLATPKRAIRQEESFWALKDVSFDVMPGEVVGIIGRNGAGKSTLLKVLSHIVEPTAGYADIRGRMGSLLEVGTGFHPELTGRENIYLNGAILGMKREEITRKFDEIVAFAEVEKFLDTPVKRYSSGMYVRLAFSVAAHLEPEILIVDEVLAVGDQSFQNKCLGRMRDISRDGRTVVIVSHQMASLKHLCTKAICFKKGRVAFSGDAKNVIDHYQRLNRTEYAEQTTDLREIETDRRERILFQSVYLLNDQQQAVESIALGDTLRIKIHIDPKGKLESPKVGIGIDDMLGQRLLTVHTPASQDVTSTIQSKCAVVCEIPNFPLAPGDYSMKLALTDRNCEVDAVEHAMLFTVQDAEQFGEGRVFHRGVCIAPSVWSVKPSGN from the coding sequence ATGAAACCTGCGATCTCCGTCCATAACATCTCGAAACAGTATCGTCTCGGGCTGGCTCCCAGCAAGGATAACAACCTGACCGAGAACATGCGCCTGATGGCACGCAATGCCTGGGACAAAGTTCGCCGACTGGCTACACCCAAGCGGGCCATTCGGCAGGAAGAATCATTCTGGGCACTGAAAGACGTCTCCTTCGATGTCATGCCCGGCGAAGTCGTAGGCATCATCGGCCGCAATGGTGCAGGCAAAAGTACACTTCTGAAAGTTCTTAGCCACATAGTCGAACCCACCGCAGGCTATGCCGATATCCGTGGCCGCATGGGTTCACTCCTCGAAGTTGGCACCGGCTTCCACCCAGAACTGACTGGTCGGGAGAACATCTATTTGAACGGTGCCATTCTGGGAATGAAGCGAGAAGAGATCACCCGTAAGTTCGATGAGATCGTTGCCTTTGCGGAGGTCGAAAAGTTCCTCGATACTCCGGTCAAACGCTATTCCAGCGGCATGTATGTGCGATTGGCCTTTTCGGTTGCAGCCCACCTGGAACCTGAGATTCTCATTGTCGATGAAGTGCTGGCAGTTGGGGATCAATCGTTTCAGAACAAATGCCTTGGCCGCATGCGTGATATCAGTCGCGATGGTCGTACCGTGGTCATCGTCAGTCACCAGATGGCATCACTCAAACATCTCTGTACCAAAGCTATCTGCTTCAAAAAAGGCAGAGTGGCATTCAGTGGGGATGCAAAAAATGTCATTGACCACTATCAACGACTGAATCGAACAGAGTACGCAGAACAAACCACCGATTTGCGGGAGATTGAAACAGATCGGCGTGAGCGCATCCTTTTCCAATCGGTATATCTGCTGAATGATCAACAGCAAGCCGTGGAATCCATCGCTTTGGGTGATACGCTGCGGATTAAAATACATATCGATCCGAAAGGAAAGCTCGAATCTCCCAAAGTGGGAATCGGCATCGACGATATGTTGGGACAAAGGCTGTTGACGGTGCACACCCCTGCTTCGCAGGATGTCACCAGTACGATACAAAGCAAATGTGCGGTAGTTTGCGAGATTCCGAATTTCCCTCTCGCGCCGGGCGATTATTCAATGAAACTGGCTTTGACCGATCGCAACTGCGAGGTCGATGCAGTCGAGCATGCCATGCTGTTTACCGTTCAGGATGCTGAACAGTTTGGCGAGGGCAGGGTGTTTCATCGCGGCGTGTGTATCGCACCATCCGTGTGGTCCGTTAAACCTTCAGGTAATTAA